In a single window of the Zonotrichia leucophrys gambelii isolate GWCS_2022_RI chromosome 2, RI_Zleu_2.0, whole genome shotgun sequence genome:
- the SPMIP4 gene encoding LOW QUALITY PROTEIN: sperm-associated microtubule inner protein 4 (The sequence of the model RefSeq protein was modified relative to this genomic sequence to represent the inferred CDS: inserted 2 bases in 2 codons; substituted 6 bases at 6 genomic stop codons): MKHDNLLLHNLPQHYQENXRPEVLSRTFNLNVALTPFQIPCLSDYLKTNDQTSVCNASLLCPRYKEFRKFLHCCQLHXGAERKHGGLDLHVLPEDNXAREKDLISLCLPFSPSYPYPAHISRYTMFPNFRSLEGXDAGINSSSHQPYHTSISSKXFDLVVLRKTRELKYNFSPVKTNMLQNTERALKITTYSQVFTGQNTSAGLSQVTPPEGCTACLLQGEHPHXSILQKQYSFRSLHLYSAFPLLSPATKALXRWQLSGRPKFETLPKSACSLSYEDFKPRYLDQHTILKNPVSLSKPSLPLAVKHEESEILLHRLCHKEICLPAWRPEDGPREITLPEWIPSCEVPQLQTXLMELQHSLSMTAAQKHGRDSVKGERENPHR; the protein is encoded by the exons ATGAAACATGATAACCTGCTACTGCATAACCTGCCCCAACACTACCAAGAAAATTAGAGACCTGAGGTCCTATCAAGAACATTCAATTTGAATGTAGCACTAACTCCATTTCAAATTCCTTGCTTGTCCGACTATCTCAAGACAA ATGATCAGACCTCTGTGTGCAATGCTTCTCTTTTATGTCCAAG ATATAAAGAGTTCAGGAAATTCCTCCATTGCTGCCAGCTTCACTGAGGAGCAGAAAGGAAGCATGGAGGACTTGATCTACATGTACTGCCAGAAGACAACTGAGCAAGGGAAAAGGATCTCAT ATCATTGTGCCTGCCATTCTCCCCCTCTTACCCCTACCCTGCACACATTTCCAGGTACACCATGTTCCCAAACTTCAGATCACTTGAGGGTTGAGACGCTGGGATCAATTCAAGCAGTCATCAACCTTACCATACCAGTATCTCTAGCA ATTTTGACCTGGTTGTTCTGAGGAAGACCAGAG AGCTCAAATATAACTTTTCTCCAGTTAAAACCAATATGCTACAAAATACTGAAAGGGCTCTGAAGATCACAACATACAGTCAGGTCTTCACAG GGCA AAACACTTCTGCTGGTCTGTCACAAGTGACACCTCCTGAAGGGTGCACTGCATGCTTACTTCAAGGTGAACATCCCCATTAATCAATTCTGCAAAAACAATACTCCTTCAGAAGCCTTCACCTGTACTCAGCATTCCCACTGTTGTCACCAGCTACTAAG GCATTGTAGAGGTGGCAGCTTTCAGGAAGGCCCAAATTTGAAACCCTTCCAAAATCTGCATGTTCACTTTCCTATGAAGACTTCAAGCCCAGATATTTGGATCAACATACAATATTGAAAAACCCAGTTAGCCTAAGTAAGCCAAGCTTACCACTGGCTGTAAAGCATGAAGAAAGTGAAATTTTGTTGCACAGACTTTGCCATAAAGAAATATGTCTGCCTGCATGGAGACCAGAGGATGGGCCAAGAGAGATAACACTGCCGGAATGGATCCCCAGCTGTGAAGTTCCCCAGCTCCAGA ggctgatggagctgcagcattcCCTCTCTatgacagcagcacaaaaacaTGGACGTGATTCTgtaaaaggagagagagaaaatcctCACAGATAA
- the NPVF gene encoding pro-FMRFamide-related neuropeptide VF has translation MKVISTKKFILFALATVVFLTSNSMCLNEAMKSRLQSREDNDDKDYEIKDNILEEKQRSLNFEEMEDWGSKDIIKMNPFTASKMPNSVANLPLRFGRNYPEERSIKPFSNLPLRFGRAFGENTPNHSPRVSHRLERSPLVKGSSQSLLNLPQRFGKSLAVNLPQDIQEFEPGI, from the exons atgaaagtcaTTTCAACCAAGAAGTTTATTCTGTTTGCTTTAGCTACAGTGGTCTTTCTCACATCCAACAGCATGTGCCTAAATGAAGCAATGAagtccaggctgcagagcagagaagaCAATGATGATAAAGATTATGAG attAAAGAtaatattttggaagaaaagcagaggagtCTCAATTTTGAAGAAATGGAAGACTGGGGATCAAAAGATATCATCAAAATGAACCCTTTTACAGCAAGCAAGATGCCAAATTCAGTTGCTAATTTACCTCTTAGATTTGGAAGAAATTATCCAGAAGAAAGAAGCATTAAACCATTTTCAAATTTGCCCCTGAGATTTGGAAGAGCTTTTGGAGAGAACACACCTAATCATTCTCCAAGGGTATCACACAGGCTTGAGAGATCTCCACTTGTTAAAGGCTCCAGTCAATCACTTCTAAATTTGCCACAGAGATTTGGGAAGTCACTGGCTGTCAATCTGCCTCAAGACATTCAGGAATTCGAACCAG GGATATGA